TGAGTTGCTGCTGCACCGCCGTTCCCGGCTGGGTCGCCGGCTGCTGTGCGTGGGCGGTAGAAGCGAGAGCGACCAGCAAGGCGGTCGAAAGCGACAGACGTAGGATACCCATATGCTTGACATTCCTCGCGGATCGGAAGTGGAGTGGAGCGGATCCGAGTGTACGCATTGCGCCCGACCCGGCAAGCGAACGCCGCCGCCCTGGAGATGGCTGGACGCGCCGAGGCCAACGGGTATGCTCGGCCGCTCCATCCGGTTTCGCGATGCGCATGGATCGGGACTTCGACATTGCACGCCGCTGCCGGTCCCCGGTCCCGATCATTCCCCGCGGGATTGAAGGTTTGATCCGGGTCCTCATCGCCCTGTTGCTTGCCTGCGTGATGGCTCCGGCCTCCGCGCAGGAGCGCATCCTGCGCCACGACGTCGACGCGCGCATCCTCGCCGACGGCCGGATCGACGTCACCGAACGCATCGAGCTGCGCGCCGAAGGTCGAATCTTCCGGCACGGGCTCGTCCGGGACTTTCCGCTGCGCGGCCGCGGCCTGGATGGCGAGCCGCTTGTCGCCGAGGTGCAGATCCGCGACGTGCTGCGCGACGGCCGCGCGGAACCCTGGCGGGTCGAGCGCGTCGGCGACGTCCTGCGGCTGCACACGGGTGACGCGCGCCACCTGCCGATGCCGTCGCAGCCGGTCTACACCCTCCACTACCGCAGCGCGCGACAGATCGTCTTCGGCGAAACACAGGACGCAGTGACGCTCGCCGCGATGGGCACGGGCCATCAGGTGCCCGTCGAACAGGCCACGGTCTCGCTGACGCTGCCGGCCCCGGTGGAGGTCGGAAGCCTGCGCGCGGAGGGCGTCACCGGAGCGGGAGGACGCGATCTCCACGTCGCCCTGTCGGCCACCGGCCAGGCGCGCTGGACGCTGACGCGGCCATTGCCGGCACATACGGGCCTACGGGTGCGGCTGGCCTTCCCCAAGGGCATCGTCGCGGCACCGGAGCCTCGGCAACAGGCCATCTGGTGGTTGCGCGACCACTCGGGGCTGGTCCTCGCATTGGCAGGATGGCTGGTACTGGCGATCTATTGCGTGCGGCGCTGGCAGCGTGTGCGCCAGCCGCTGGTGTACGGCGTGGTGCCACTGCGCGACGAGCCGCCTGCGGGATTTTCACCGGCGGGGCTGCGCTATATCCGGCGGATGCGCTACGACGCGCGCACCTTCGCCGCCGACCTGCTGGCCAGCGCTGTCGATGACCACCTGCGTCTCCAGCGCACGCCGCAGGGCGCCCGCACCGGTTGGCGGATCGAACGCACGCGTGAAGGTGCGCAGGCGCTGCCGACGCTGGAACAGCGCGCCCTGGTCAGCGCCCTGCTTCCGGAGGCGCGCGACACGGTGGAGCTGCGACGCCATGCGAGCGCGCGCATCGCGCAGGCGTGGAAAGCCCACGAAACGGCGCTGCGCAGGCGCTTCCAGCCGGCACTGTTCCGCGCGCATCGCGGCGCCATCGTCGGCGCCCTCGCGATCGCGGTGGCCTCCGCCGGCCCCGCGCTGTGGTTCTCGCGTCACGCGCCGTCTTTGCCGGCGACCCTGCTCGTCATCGCGTCGATGGCGCCGGTACTGCTTGTACTCGTGATGCTGGTACGGGAACCCACAGCCGAGGGACGCAAACTGCTGGCGCATGCCGAAGGGCTGCGTCGTTCCATGGCCAGCGCGGCGAAGGGTGCCCGCCGTGACGCCGCCGGAGCGACCGCTCCGCTGCTGGACGCGGCGCGCTACGCGCGGCTGTTGCCGTACGCCGTCGCCCTGGATGTGGAAGACGCCTGGACATCGGCCTTCGCCGCGTCGGTGGGTGCGCCGGCAGCGCGCAAAGCGGTGGCCGGCTTCTCCTGGTATCGGGGGATCACCGTCACCGACCTGGGCCGCTTCAGCCGTTCGATGGGCGACAGCCTCAGCGCGCGCCTCGCAGCCGTGGTGCACCCGCGGCGGCGACGCCATGGCGAAACTGGCGGCGCCCGGGCGGCCGGCGAAGACACCGGACAGGCCTGAGCGGCCTTCAGTCCTGCTGCCAGCGCGCCAGGTTCATGTTCCGCGGCGGGGGCTGGCGCGCTCCCGACGCCGGCACGGGCTCGAACGCCAAGGTGCCCTGGCGCCGCAGGCCGTGCCGCGGCCGGTGTTTCCGCACACGGCGAATCCCACAGCACGGGCTCGGCAGTGCCGTGCGGCGCTGGCGGGACGGCGATGGCGTCGACGGCCCGCTGCGCCCGCGCAGCCCCGGCCGGGCGCTCACGACGGTGCGTGGTCGACGATGCGGAGCGCTTTTGGCCGGTAGCGCACCGCTGGGATCCTGCTGCGAGGCGCGCTTCGCCTGGCCGCTGCCGCACTGGAGCGCAGGCGTCGACCACCATCGCAGCCGTATCGTGCGGACGCGCCTGACGGTCCACAGCGTCCCTCGGCCGCTTGCGCCAGCGTCCACATCGATCGCGGACAATAGCCGCCCCACGCGCGACCACGCGCCCGCACTGGATTGCTCATGCTCCGCTGGTTCGAAAACCGCATCGATGCGTTCCCGCCCGCGCGCCCTACCCAGCCGCCGACCACCCTGTTCGCGTTCTGCATGCACTACGTACGTGGCAGCACGCGCTGGCTGCTGATCATGGCCGCGCTCACCGCGGCGATCGCGGTCTCGGAGGTGCTGCTCTACGCCTATGTGGGTTCGCTGGTCGACCGGCTCGGCGCGTCCACGCCCGCCAGCTTCATGAGCGCCGAGGCCGGGCGTCTGGTCGGCATGGCGGTGCTGGTGCTGGTGGCGCTGCCGCTGCTGACCTGGTTCAACGCGATGGTCATCCACCAGACCCTGCTCGGCAATTTCCCGATGCGGATCCGCTGGAACGTGCATCGGTACCTGCTGCGGCAATCGATGAGCTATTTCCAGGAGGAATTCGCCGGGCGCATCGCGACCAAGCTGATGCAGACCTCGCTGGCGGTTCGCGAAACGGTGATCAAGCTGCTCGACGTGGGCAACTACGTCATCGTCTATTTCACCGGCGCGATCATCGTCGCCGCATCGGCGGACTGGCGGATGATGCTGCCCTTCGTCGGGTGGCTGCTCCTCTACTCCGCGTTGATGTGCCGCTTCGTGCCGCGCCTGAGCCACATCTCCGAACGCCAGGCCGACGCCCGCTCGGTGATGACCGGCCGCATCGTCGACAGCTACACCAACATCGCGACGGTCAAGCTGTTCTCGCACTCGCAGCGCGAACAGGGCTATGCGCGCGAGGCGATGGAGGGCTTCCTGGACACCGTGCACAGCCAGATGCGGCTGGTCACGATCGTCAACACCTGCAACTACGCACTCAACATGCTGCTGGTCGCCGGGGTGACGGGCCTGGGCCTGTACTTGTGGATCGACGGCGCGATCAGCACCGGCGCGATCGCAGTGGCCATCGCGCTGGCCCTGCGCATGCTGGGCATGTCGCAATGGATCATGTGGGAACTGTCCGCACTGTTCGAGAACATCGGCACCGTACGCGACGG
The genomic region above belongs to Luteimonas chenhongjianii and contains:
- a CDS encoding DUF2207 domain-containing protein, which codes for MIRVLIALLLACVMAPASAQERILRHDVDARILADGRIDVTERIELRAEGRIFRHGLVRDFPLRGRGLDGEPLVAEVQIRDVLRDGRAEPWRVERVGDVLRLHTGDARHLPMPSQPVYTLHYRSARQIVFGETQDAVTLAAMGTGHQVPVEQATVSLTLPAPVEVGSLRAEGVTGAGGRDLHVALSATGQARWTLTRPLPAHTGLRVRLAFPKGIVAAPEPRQQAIWWLRDHSGLVLALAGWLVLAIYCVRRWQRVRQPLVYGVVPLRDEPPAGFSPAGLRYIRRMRYDARTFAADLLASAVDDHLRLQRTPQGARTGWRIERTREGAQALPTLEQRALVSALLPEARDTVELRRHASARIAQAWKAHETALRRRFQPALFRAHRGAIVGALAIAVASAGPALWFSRHAPSLPATLLVIASMAPVLLVLVMLVREPTAEGRKLLAHAEGLRRSMASAAKGARRDAAGATAPLLDAARYARLLPYAVALDVEDAWTSAFAASVGAPAARKAVAGFSWYRGITVTDLGRFSRSMGDSLSARLAAVVHPRRRRHGETGGARAAGEDTGQA
- a CDS encoding ABC transporter ATP-binding protein; its protein translation is MLRWFENRIDAFPPARPTQPPTTLFAFCMHYVRGSTRWLLIMAALTAAIAVSEVLLYAYVGSLVDRLGASTPASFMSAEAGRLVGMAVLVLVALPLLTWFNAMVIHQTLLGNFPMRIRWNVHRYLLRQSMSYFQEEFAGRIATKLMQTSLAVRETVIKLLDVGNYVIVYFTGAIIVAASADWRMMLPFVGWLLLYSALMCRFVPRLSHISERQADARSVMTGRIVDSYTNIATVKLFSHSQREQGYAREAMEGFLDTVHSQMRLVTIVNTCNYALNMLLVAGVTGLGLYLWIDGAISTGAIAVAIALALRMLGMSQWIMWELSALFENIGTVRDGINSISLAPTVEDAPDAAPLPPIKGDIRFEHVDFHYGQNDRSVIEDLDLHVRPGEKIGLVGRSGAGKSTLVNLLLRFYDREAGVIRIDGIDIATVQQDSLRAQIGMVTQDTSLLHRSVRENILYGRPDATEAEMIEAARRAEAHDFILGLSDSKGRTGYDAHVGERGVKLSGGQRQRIAIARVLLKNAPILVLDEATSALDSEAEAAIQENLYRLMEGKTVIAIAHRLSTIAAMDRLVVMDHGRIVEQGTHEALIAGNGVYAQLWKRQSGGFLADGAEG